The segment GAGAATGGCGAGCATTCCCGTCTTCTTGCTGATCGTTCCGTCGTAGAACGAGATGTCGCCGAGAGGCGCTTTGTGGACGGAGCCGTCGATCCCGGCCGCCCAAAGACTCGAATGCACGCCGTCGTCGCCTGCGACGAGGAGCGCGATGCCATCGGGCGTCCACGCCAGCGGCGATATTTCGCGGTCGATGCGCGACGTCATATCTTTCCCGAGGCCGCCCGTCTCCGGTGAGACGAATGCATGGCTCTCGTGAGCGATGGTTCCGCCCGGCTCAAATCCGTACGCGATCTCCGTCCCATCGGGCGAATAGAGCGGGGAGCCTTCCAGCGTCGAGCGGCCGGTGAGAGCGTGCGCCGCTCCGCTTTTGGCGTCGAAGACCTCGATCATCGACTGATCGGCGTCACCCGAGTAGAGTGAGTGCTGCACGGCTGCCGCGATCGACCTGCCGTCCGGCGACCACGACAATTGCGATATCTGCCACGAGCCTTTGGTCAGGCGCTTCGCGACGCCGCCCGCCGAAGCGATCGTCCATAGCTGCGAGCTCGCAGGAACGGACGTCGCCGTATAGTCGTTGTCGCCGACCTCGAAGGCGTCGAGGTGCGCGTCGATCTGTTTCTTGTTCGGCGCGTCGTCGTCGGCGACGAACGCGATCGCCTTGCCGTCCGGTCGCCATGCGAATTCGTCGACGCCGTTCTTCGCCTTCGTGATCGTTTGCGCGTCCCCGCCGGCCATCGGCATGACCCACACTTGAAATGCCGCATCGTCGCCCGAGCCGGCAAGGGCGAGAAACCCGATCGATTTCCCATCAGGCGACCAGCGGACGTTCTGGATGTTCTTGCGATCGTATGTGAGGGGCCGCATCGCGCCGGTCTTGACGTCGACGAGCATGAGCTCGCTGTCCGTGCGGTCTTTGGTGAAGTCTTTGCGTGAAGTGACGACGGCGATCTTCGAGCCGTCAGGCGATATCTGCGGCGTTCCCACCCCGACGATCGAGCGAAGATCGGCGAGGTCGATCGTGCGTGCTGCCGCCGGCTCGGCGTTCGGGAGCTGCGCCATTCCAACTGCGGCGCTCAGAGCGGCGACCCAGGCCGTGCGGTTCATAACCCGCTCCCCGTGCTCGTCTGCGCGCTTTCACCGAAGTGGTCGGCGATCCAGGCGATCCAGCGCCGGTAGATGTCGTCTTGCCGCACCGGATCGCCGGGGTGATGGCCCGACACCGGATACGCCCAGAAGTCGACGGGCACGCCGTTCTCTTTCAGCGCATGATACATCTCGTACGATTGCGTGATCGGCACGCGGACGTCGCCCACATCGCTCATGATGAGCGTCGGCGTCTTGATGTCGCGGGCGTACGTGATAGGCGACTGCGCGACGTACGCGGCCATCGACCCGCCGATCCATGGCGACGACAGACCCGGAAATCCGTAGCGCACGCCGACATTGTTGTCGGACAAAGCGTACTCGTCGACGAGATTGTTGACGGCGGCCCCCGCGACTGCGACGCGCCAGACCGAGTAGTGGTCTTCGAGCCACGACGTCATGTAACCGCCGTACGACCAACCCGATACGGCGATCTTCGATCCGTCGACGACGCCCATCGTCTCCACCGCGTCGACGCCCGCCATGACATCTCTGCCCGGGCCGTCGCCCGCGTCGTTGAAGATCGCACGCCAATACGCGTTGCCGAGGTCGTCGCTGCCGCGATAGTTCGGCGAGAAGACGAGCCAACCGCGGGCGGCGAGCAGCTGCGTGAACGGATTGAAGGCGGTCGTCGACGCACTGTTCGGGCCGCCGTGGATGTTGAGGACGAGCGGATACTTCTTCGCGGCGACAAAGCCGGGCGGATATGTGAGGACGCCGTCCTCAGCGAACCCATCGGGCCCCTGCCACTGCACCGTGTCCATCTTGCCGTAGTCGAGCGTGTCCAAGGATGCGTTCAGGTTCGTGAGACGTTTCGGT is part of the Candidatus Eremiobacteraceae bacterium genome and harbors:
- a CDS encoding S9 family peptidase, coding for MNRTAWVAALSAAVGMAQLPNAEPAAARTIDLADLRSIVGVGTPQISPDGSKIAVVTSRKDFTKDRTDSELMLVDVKTGAMRPLTYDRKNIQNVRWSPDGKSIGFLALAGSGDDAAFQVWVMPMAGGDAQTITKAKNGVDEFAWRPDGKAIAFVADDDAPNKKQIDAHLDAFEVGDNDYTATSVPASSQLWTIASAGGVAKRLTKGSWQISQLSWSPDGRSIAAAVQHSLYSGDADQSMIEVFDAKSGAAHALTGRSTLEGSPLYSPDGTEIAYGFEPGGTIAHESHAFVSPETGGLGKDMTSRIDREISPLAWTPDGIALLVAGDDGVHSSLWAAGIDGSVHKAPLGDISFYDGTISKKTGMLAILGGEPERPAEVYVLGPTDSRPRRLTDFNRRIASLDLGEVKPFAWTSDGFSADGILTMPPKSVHAGSKPPLVVLIHGGPTSESLLSFDSGYGGLAQVFAARGWMVFEPNYRGSDGLGKRYMEATIGDLGAGPGRDIVAGVQALERAGMVDPSHIFVGGWSEGGCLTSWLITHYTIWKAVMAGAPVTDWIAEDNLSDALSYERAIAGEAGPWSDAGRKLYAAESAISAVASVKTPTLLMDDTGDYRVPTPETYAFYHALHDEGVEVQYVIFPAHAHFPRDPVRGEEIYKRWIAWYADHLR